A portion of the Manihot esculenta cultivar AM560-2 chromosome 2, M.esculenta_v8, whole genome shotgun sequence genome contains these proteins:
- the LOC110608572 gene encoding uncharacterized protein LOC110608572 produces MMGKLSERDNIRIGENVMRDGDLLNEVPYVPYFSLLRLRKPPLSGSPVSRVSQRSPEHSSSSCSFSNGFCSPHCGSPYGEREKRVAENMGRDGELFNDVSNVPHLSLLRQQQKLLGSPATRVSLQSPECSPSSSLFPNRFCSPKDDSLYTAPSTEEAKYHTPGPHYWNGLCLDSKSPHHESYEIDGRMLDEMGLSQSFCEMRIRDDQNGGTKMKGLEMDADGFEFGFDYGSVGGAVKNNVKNYGSYGGFKNGAFDVHDFQSSHHGVHLSTHDDCNHALNGFQSGFGKDAHDSMVSSFAHNQSFNLSSDSGWYDNHLLERRKEQGGSWTHWGIQSQNQFINKPYLDDSPSFPLHYKMASIGGRSVMDSSGAPQLMNPMFDLDVNHPFYRGSMLKERIRAITTNGFSHSLMSMKGAGDTEAFSCEDSFIIQGKGLNHVLNEGHEPMSSAKKNSLNETSVQNLRGKTIKLGGAQFHGGSWENDQRLNTENPLPPAPSISSLSEVQGNIYLMAQDQNGCRWLQRIFDEGTKEDVQIIFNEIIDHVVELMLKPFGNYVIQKFLDVCNEEQRLQIVFMVTEEQGQLVRICLNTYGTRAAQKLIETLKTRQQILFVVSSLKPGFLDLVKDQNGNHVIQRCLQCLSNEDNKFIFDAGAKFCVEIATHRHGCCVMQRCITHSTGKHRDKLITEISKNSILLAQDPFGNYVVQYIIELKSPSSIANLLSQFKTHYVQLSMQKFSSHVVEKCLKHLDESREQIIHELISVPRFEQLLQDPFANYVIQSALAVTKGPLHSLLVDAVQPHVTLCSNPYSKRIFSGNLLKK; encoded by the exons ATGATGGGGAAACTCTCTGAAAGAGATAATATAAGGATTGGAGAGAACGTGATGCGAGATGGAGACTTATTGAATGAGGTCCCTTATGTGCCATATTTTAGTCTTCTTCGTCTACGAAAGCCTCCTTTAAGTGGTTCTCCTGTGAGTAGAGTCTCGCAGCGATCACCAGAGCATTCTTCCTCTTCCTGTTCCTTCTCAAATGGGTTTTGTTCACCTCATTGTGGTTCACCATATGGTGAGAGAGAAAAGAGGGTGGCAGAGAACATGGGCAGAGATGGGGAGTTGTTTAACGATGTCTCAAATGTGCCACATCTTAGTCTTCTTCGTCAACAACAAAAGCTTCTTGGTTCTCCCGCGACTAGAGTTTCTCTGCAATCGCCAGAATGCTCCCCTTCTTCTAGTTTATTCCCAAATAGATTCTGCTCACCGAAGGATGATTCACTATATACTGCTCCTTCAACTGAGGAGGCCAAGTATCACACGCCAGGTCCTCATTACTGGAATGGACTGTGTTTGGATTCTAAATCCCCTCATCATGAGTCTTATGAGATCGACGGGAGGATGTTGGATGAAATGGGTTTGTCTCAAAGTTTCTGTGAAATGAGGATTAGAGATGACCAAAATGGTGGTACTAAAATGAAGGGATTAGAGATGGACGCAGACGGATTTGAGTTTGGCTTCGACTACGGTTCCGTGGGTGGAGCTGTAAAGAACAATGTTAAAAATTATGGCTCATATGGGGGCTTCAAAAATGGGGCTTTTGATGTTCATGATTTTCAATCCTCTCATCATGGGGTTCATTTGAGTACTCACGATGATTGTAACCATGCACTAAATGGATTTCAGAGTGGATTTGGAAAAGATGCTCATGATTCAATGGTGTCTTCTTTTGCTCATAATCAGTCCTTTAATTTGTCTTCTGACTCTGGTTGGTATGATAATCATCTATTAGAGAGGAGAAAGGAACAGGGAGGAAGTTGGACTCATTGGGGGATTCAATCTCAGAACCAATTTATTAATAAGCCTTACCTTGATGATTCTCCTAGTTTCCCTCTGCATTACAAAATGGCTTCTATTGGTGGCAGAAGTGTCATGGATTCTTCAGGTGCACCTCAGTTGATGAATCCAATGTTTGATTTGGATGTTAATCATCCATTTTATAGAGGTTCAATGTTAAAAGAAAGGATCAGAGCAATCACAACCAACGGGTTTTCTCATTCTCTTATGTCTATGAAAGGTGCAGGGGATACTGAAGCCTTTAGCTGTGAGGACAGTTTCATAATACAAGGAAAAGGTTTGAACCATGTACTCAACGAAGGACATGAGCCTATGAGCAGTGCCAAAAAGAATTCCCTCAATGAGACGTCTGTGCAAAACCTCCGTGGGAAAACAATTAAACTAGGTGGTGCTCAATTTCATGGAGGAAGTTGGGAAAATGATCAAAGGCTAAACACTGAGAACCCATTGCCACCGGCTCCAAGTATTAGTTCCTTGAGTGAGGTCCAGGGAAATATATACTTAATGGCACAGGATCAAAATGGTTGCCGGTGGTTACAGAGGATTTTTGATGAGGGAACAAAGGAAGAtgttcaaataatatttaatgaaattattgaTCACGTTGTGGAACTTATGCTGAAGCCATTCGGCAATTATGTCATCCAGAAATTCTTGGATGTGTGCAATGAAGAACAGAGATTGCAGATTGTGTTCATGGTGACTGAAGAACAAGGACAGCTTGTTAGGATTTGCTTGAACACATATGG CACACGAGCAGCACAGAAGTTGATTGAGACTCTCAAAACCAGGCAGCAGATTTTATTTGTGGTATCATCCCTGAAACCTGGTTTTCTTGATCTTGTGAAGGATCAAAATGGAAATCATGTGATTCAGCGTTGCTTGCAATGCCTTAGCAATGAAGACAACAAG TTTATATTTGATGCTGGTGCAAAGTTCTGTGTTGAGATTGCAACTCATCGACATGGATGCTGTGTTATGCAACGTTGTATTACACATTCCACTGGGAAACATCGAGACAAATtaataactgaaatttcaaaaaattcaatTCTTCTTGCTCAAGATCCTTTCGG AAATTATGTTGTGCAATATATTATAGAGCTAAAGAGCCCATCTTCCATTGCCAATTTGCTGTCTCAATTTAAAACGCACTACGTACAACTCTCCATGCAGAAGTTTAGCAGTCATGTAGTTGAAAAGTGCCTTAAACATTTGGATGAGAGCCGGGAACAAATTATTCATGAATTGATCTCAGTGCCACGCTTTGAACAGCTATTGCAAGATCCATTTGCCAACTATGTCATTCAATCTGCCCTGGCAGTTACTAAG GGTCCTCTTCATTCTTTACTGGTCGATGCAGTCCAACCGCATGTGACTTTATGTAGCAACCCATATAGTAAGAGGATATTCTCGGGGAATCTCTTGAAGAAATGA